The genomic stretch TGCTTATAAACTTACAATTATCAATATTTTGATAATCAGAGTAAGTATAAATAGCACCACCAGAACCAGTAGCAGAATTATTAGTAAAAGTAGAATTAATTATATTCTGATTATTTCCAAAATTATAAATAGCACCACCAGAACCAGTAGCAGAATTATTAGTAAAAGTAGAATTTATAATAATCTGATTAAAATCTTCATTATAGATAGCACCACCATCAGAAGCATTATTACTTATAAAAGTTGAATTAGATATCCTATTGGCAGTTGAGCTTAATGAATAAAGAACACCACCCAAAGAAGCATTATTACCTATAAAATTAGAATTTAAAACATTGAACCCCGTAGACTGATTATTATAAATAGCACCACCAGAAACAAATGCAGTATTATTAATAAAATTAGAATTAGAGATATTTATATAATCTATATTACAATTAGCTATTGCACCACCAGAAAAGCCTGTATTATTTATAAAAGTGCCATTGTAGATATTAAGATTAACATTATTTTCATTATATATTGCTCCTCCAAGAGAAGAGGCAGTATTATTTATAAAAGTACAATTAATAACATTTTTTGTACCATCATAATTATAAATAGCACCACCATTTAAAGCACTATTGTTTATAAAATTACAATTAGTAATATTAGTATTATTAAATTCTGAAGAAAATATAAAAAGTGCCCCACCAGACTCAGAAGCCCTATTATTTATAAAATTACAATTAGTAATACTTATACCTTTAGTAGAAGGACCAGTAGCTATTGCAGTACCATATCGCCCACTATTGTTTATAAAATCAGAATCTATAATATTAAGTTGTGAATGATAACCCATGTTAATTAAACCAAAAAGTAATGCATTATTATGTATAAAAGTACAGTTGATCACAGTTAATTTTGAATTAAAACAAATTAATGCAAAGAATCTAGCATTCTTAAACACTAAGTTTTTCAGTGTTAAACTTCCCAAACTATCAACAGCACCAGTATTATTTATAAATGTTACTCCTTCATCACCACCAAGATCAATAATAGCTTTATTATTGGGATCAGAACTTTGAATTGTAATATTCCTACTATTATCAAAGGAAATATTAGTATTGTTCTCTCCACTATAAATACCACCATCTAAATTTATAGTATCATTGCCTAAACTACCTTTGATACCCTCATTAGTAGTGTTATTAATATTGACTTCATTAGCAGATGTAGAACTAATCGAAACTAAAAATAAAAAACAAAATAAAGTAGCTAATAAAATAAAGCTTATTTTTTTATTTTTAAACATAATTGCCCCCTATTCAATTATAATATTAAAATAGCTACAAAAAAGATAAAATCACAATATATTAAAAAATAAAATATATTGAAAAGAATAACTAAATAATGAAATATATATTTATTTTCTAAGCATGTAAATTTTAAATCTTTTTATTATAATGGTAGCTATATAATTATTAATATTAGAAAAAATAGTATATAAAATTTTTTAAAAATTGTTCATTTTTGTATATATACTAATTGAACAAAAATAATTGTGAGTCGACCTCAAAAGGAATTAAAAAAGAATTAAAAAATAAAATATGAAAAACTATAACTAGATAAAATAATTAAAACAATAAATTCTCTTCTCAATTAATAAAACTTCATATTATTAAATATTAATTATAGTTCAAATATCAATCAAAAGATTAATTATATTACTTTGTATGAACATATTAAATATTAATTAATATATAATGTTTAATTAATATATAAGGTGTTGATTTTTATTAGAGAAAAACACTTACCATTTTGGTTAGATAAAGAAGAACCATTAGAATTTCCTACTGTTAAAGATAAAACAAAAGTGGATGTAGCTATTGTTGGAGGAGGAATAGTAGGAATTACAACAGGATTAATGCTTAAAAAACAAGGTTTTAAAGTAGGTATAATTGAATCAAAAAAGATAGCTTCTGATGTAACGGGATCTACAACAGCTAAAATAACAATATCATCAAATTTAGTCTATGATGAGATATTATCTGATTTTGGTTTGGAAACTGCTTTAAAATTCAGAGATGCAAACATATTAGCTTTTGATAAAATATCTGAATTAATTAATGAATATAAAATCGATTGTGATTATGAAAAGATTCCATTATATATTTATTCAACAGATAAGAATAATTATAAAGATATTGAAAAAGAATATAAAGCATTGCAAAAATTAGATATAGATGCTGATTTAACTGATGATTTTCAAATGCCTTTTAATGAAGAATCGTTCAAGGAAAACAATACGAAAAATAAGGACAGTGCGAATGATATTGTTATAAATAAAGCTATAAGATATAATAATCAAGCTATATTTCATCCTAAAAAGTATAGTAATGCATTAGTAAAGCTAATACCTGGAGAAGGATCTCATGTATTTGAAAATACTAAAGTAATAGATATTAAAGAAGATGAAATAAATAGAATAATAACTGAAAAAGGAGATATTTTTGCTGATTCTATTATTATAGCTACAAATTCACCGATATATGACCCAGATTCAAGTTTATCATATATGTCCCCAATCAAATCATATATGTTGGGAGTATATGTAAAAGAAAAAATACCTGATGCTATGTTTGTTGATATAAATCCTTTCCATACCTATAGAAAGACTCCAACTGAAAAAGGAGATTTATTAATCATTGCAGGAGAACATCATCATACAGGTAAAAGTAAAAACACTAGTGCAAATTTCAAAAAATTAATAGAATATACAAAGAAAAAGTTCAATGTTAATTCAATTGAATATTTCTGGTCTAATCAAGATAATAAAACTATTGATATGTTGCCAGTTATTGGAGAAACTTCTCAAAAGGGAATTTATATAGCTACTGGATTTGGTAGCTGGGGAATGGTAAAAGCAACGTTAGCAGGAATGATCCTAAGAGACTTAATATCAAATAAAAAAAATATTTATACTGAAGCTTTCTCACCAAAAAGATTTAAAAAACAACAATCAATAAAGAAAAAATGTCAAAGTAGCTTCAATACAAAAGATTTAAACACAGAAGAATTAAAAATAATAAAAGAGGCAATATTAGATTTAAATCCTGAAGAAGCTAAAATAATTGAATTTCCTAAAAGAAATATATCTATCTATAAAAATTCGAAATCCAATGTTTTTGTACTCCAAGCAAACTGTACTCATTATGGATGCAGATTAAGCTGGAATTCAGCAGAAAAAACTTGGGATTGTCCACAACACGGTTCTCTTTTTAATTATAAAGGCAATTCGATTCATGGCCCAGCTATTAAAAATTTAAAATCTTATAAAATTGACTAAGTGAAAATAATAGGCTTAATGAATAAATAAGAGATATTAAATTTTATACTAAATTAAATATTATCTTAATTATTTTAAATAAAATAATAAGGATATTATAAGATTTAAAAAATTAATAAATGGAATTAAAAAGATTTTTAATTTAATCAATTAATTATTGATTAATAAAAAGAACAAGGTTACTTTTAATAGATAAATGATTTCATATATCAAAAAAGATATTATTATAAAAAGAACTTAATAATAAAAAATTACTATAAATTTATCTAATGTTAAATATTATCTAATATTAATTTATTTAATATTAAATTCATATAATAAACTTACTTTTTTATTTAATAAACTTTTTTATTTAATGATTTTCCTTTTATAAATTTATCTATTCTTTAAAATTATTATTCTCTCTTTTCAATAATTTTAAAAGCAATCCATCATGTTCTAAAATTTTATTTATCTTTTTAATATCACTAAATATTTTTGACTTAATTGAATTTTTTGTTTTTTTAGATTTTTTTGGTCTTTTAGGGTTTTCATAATGCTCATTGTGTTCCATTAGTTCATTTGAAAGACTTTTTTCTGCGGATGAAAGCGGTTCAAAGCTACAGAATAAATATAGGAACAAAAGCACTATAAATAATGTAGTTGTTTTGTTCATGTCGTAGCCTATATTTTAATATTAGCATAGGTAGCTAATTAGACATTTTCGAAGTTATCTTTGTTTTTAATCAAAACTAAAGACTTTGACCTCTTGCTTTATTAGAATATATATTAATAGAATATATAATTAAAATAATTATATTAAATAAATTAATTATATTAAATAATTATAATTAAATAATTTTTAATTAAAAATATTCGAATTATTTTATATTATAATTATTTTATATTCCAAGCATTCATAGGTCAAATTTTATACACTTGCTCAAAGATATATTATATCTCAAAATATATAAACTTTACTTTTTGAGAATTTTTATTCCTAAAATGTGAACAAATATTAAAAAAGGATTAAAAATGATTAAAAAATGATTAAAAATATAGATTAAAAATATAATTTAAAAATATAATTTTAAAAAGAGATATTCTAATAATTTCTTAAAGGTCCATATTTTATTTTAATTGTTATTCTTATATTTTTCTTATTCATTGTTTTAATGTAGATTTTGTTTAACTTCTTTTTTATATTATTATTGATAGTTTTTCATCAGCTTCTGAAAATTTCATTTATTCACAAGCCCTTTAATCTTTTTGAGCATGTGAAATACTGAAATCATGATTAATTATTTGAATTATAAATGAATGAATAAGAAGATAACTAAGCTGTTTACTCAGATTTTAATTTTTTACCTATTTCTTTTCCAATTTCATAACATTTAAGTAATTCTTCTTCAGTAGGAATATATGTTAAATCATATTGTTCTACTACTTCAAAACCTGCTCCTTGAAGGTCAGCTGTTAGTTTTCTATTAGCCCCTCCACCCCAACCTTTGGAACCAAACACAACTGCTTCTTTCTGATAACCAGTCTTTTTAAAAGAAAGAGCATTGAAATAATACATCAAATCCCCTAAACTAGGATAAGGGTTGTTCATCATAGTAGGACTACCAACAAAAATAGCTTTACTATCAAGAACATCAGTTACAATATCACTCCTACCATCAGTATGTAAAAAATAGGACTTAACTTGAATTCCTTCACTAATAAGACCTTCCATCATAGCATGAGCCATTTTTTGTGTGGAATGATGCATTGTATCATATAAAAAAGTTACTTTATCTTTACATTCTCCAGAAGCCCATTCTTTATATTTATTAATTAATTTCATAGGTTCTGTTAAAATTTGTCCATGAGATGGAGCAATAGTTTTTATTTTTTCAAGAAGACCTAATTCAACAACTTCATCAAGCTTTCTTAAAACAAGTGGAGAAGAAGGAGTTATTAAATTAGCATAGAACTTTTGTGCATGACTTATTAAGAAATCCTCTGAAATATCAGTGTCATATCTTTCACTTGCACAAATATGTTGTCCAAATGCATCATTTGAAAATAATATTCCATCTTGTGCTAAAAATGTGAACATACTATCTGGCCAATGCAACATAGGTGCTTCAAGAAAAGTAAAAGTTTTACCACCAATATCAAGAGTATCTCCAGTTTTAACCACATTCATATCAAAGTTTTCAAGTGCAGGTACATGACTTATAAGACCATTAACAGCTTTAGGAGAACAATAAAGATCTAAATCTGGGAATTTTTTAACAAATTCAGCTAAACACCCACTATGATCATTTTCAATATGATTTTGAATAATTACATCAATTTTTGGCTCTTTGCCTTCTTTACTAAAAGCATCATAGATTCTTGCCCAAAGCTGTGCAGAAGATCCAGGATATGTGTTATCAATTAATGCTGTTTTTTCTTCACCAAATACTAAGTAACAATTGTATGTTGTACCATCTAAAGTATATCCATGATAATCTCTTAAATCCCAATCAAGAACGCCAACCCAATATACTCCGTCAGCTATTTTAAATGCATCTGCTTTCATATTCTCACCATTTAATATATCTCATTATTTATAAACTATATAATTGATTGTATAGATTACAATATAAATTAATCCAATATTTATTCTATTAATAATTCATTAATATATTACCAATCAAATATATTACTATTAAATATATTACTATTAAATATATTACTATTACAATATATTACTAATCAAATATTTTACTAATTAAATATATTTCTAATTTTAAATATTTAAATCTGTTCAATTAATCTGACAATTAAATTATCTCAATTAATTATCTCAATTAATTGATTATTTTTATGTAATTTATGCAATACAAATAAAGATAAATAGTTATACAATGTTATATAATATTGAATATAATTCAAAATAATTAGAAAAAGATAATTCACTACATCTTTATTGAAATATTTCTAAAATTTATATAAAAAATATGGAATTAAAGTATAGATTAATAAATAAATTAATAAATCTAAAAAAGTGGTTTTATGAAAAATATGGAAAAAATAGTTTGTTTAGTTGATGGAGAGCATTATTTACCAGTTACTAAATCTGCAATTGAAATATTAAATAGTTTAGAACACGTAGATGTTGTTGCAACAGTATTTATTGGAGGAACTGAAAAATTAAGAACAGATAATCCTGAAAGCTATGCCAAAATGATGGGAATGCCTGTACATTTTGGTCCAGATGAAAATGAGATTCCCTATGATTTAATAGTTGAAATGATTAAAGAATATAATGCAGATGTTGTAATGGATTTAAGTGATGAACCAGTACTTGATTACACCAAAAGGTTTAAAATAGCTTCAAAAGTAATTAGAGAAGGTGCTTTATACAGAGGACCAGATTTTGAATTTCAACCATTAACAGAGTATAAAATACCAACAAAACCATCTCTTAAAATACTTGGAACTGGTAAAAGAATAGGTAAAACAGCAGTATCTGCATTTGCAGCAAGACTTATAGATGAAAACGGTTATGAACCATGTGTTGTAGCTATGGGTAGAGGAGGTCCAGAAGAACCTGAAATTGTAAGAGGGGATGAATTAAAAATCACACCAGAATTTTTAATGGAACAATCTAACAAAGGTGTTCATGCGGCTTCTGACCATTGGGAAGATGCTCTTATGAGTAGAATTCTTACTATTGGTTGTAGAAGATGTGGAGGCGGAATGTCTGGTGATGTATTCATGACAAACATGAAAAAAGGTGCGGAAATAGCTAATGAAGTTGAATCAAAATTTATTATATTTGAAGGTAGTGGTGCAGCTATTCCCCCAGTTAAAACAGACAAACACATTGCATTGATAGGAGCAAATCAACCAATTTTAAATATAACTAATTTTTTCGGACCATTCAGAATAAGTTTAGCTGATTTAGTTATTCTTACAATGTGTGAAGAGCCAATGAGTACACCTTCAAAGATGAAAGCTATAGAAGAGTTTATAAGTGAAATAAATCCTAATGCAAAAATCATATCTACTGTATTTAGACCTAAACCTCATGGTGATATTAATGGTAAAAATGTGTTGTTTGCTACCACAGCTCCAGATGAAGTAAAAGATGTTTTAGTGAGTCATTTAGAAGAAAATTATGGATGTAAAGTTGTTGGAACTACACCACACCTTTCAAACAGACCACTTCTTCAAAAAGATATTGAAAAATACATAGATCATGTCGATGTAATGCTCACTGAACTTAAAGCTGCAGCTGTAGATGTTGCTACTAAGGATTCACTTGAAGCAGGACTTGAAGTTGTTTATTGTGATAACATCCCAATAGCTATTGATGATACTTATCCAGATCTTGATGAATCTATTCTTGAAATAGTAGATGGAGCTATTGAAGATTTTAATAAAAAATAATAAAAATAATAAGACTAATAATACTAATAATACTAATAAAGTTAACAAAGCCAATAAACCAATAAAAAAACAATAATAAAAATAATAGAATTAATAAAAGAATAAAAATAAACCTAATAAAACAACAATAAAAGTAATAAAAACAATGCTAAAAATACATAATAGAATTAATAATAAGGAAATAATAAAACAAATATCAAAATTAGATTAGATTAAATTAGATTAAAGTAAATATCAAGATTTTTAATAAAAGTTTATATTAAATCATATAAAGGGAGATAAAATGCCACTTGTATCAAGAATAGAGATTGTAAAAAAATCTAAACAACCAGTAATCTCTATTAAAACCACAACAAAAATGGAAAATCTACCTATAGTAATAGGGGAAACTTATGAAAAAATAGAAGAATATCTGAAAGAAATTGGAGAATATCCTGAAGATATTCCTTTTGTAAGATATTTTAATATGGACATGGAGAATTTAAAAGTAGAAATAGGTTTTCCTGTTTACAAAGAGTTACCTGGAAAAGATGATATAGAATTCAGCTATATAGAAGAGATGAAAGCTGTGTATAGCCTATATCAAGGACCTTATCAAGAGATGGGAGAAACATACGATGAAATTATGATGTGGATTGAAGATAATGGGATGAAACCTACTGGAATATTTCTAGAAAGCTATTACAATAGCCCAAAGGATGTTTCAGAAGATAAACTATTAACTAGAATTTTAATGCCATTAGATTAATATTTAAATCCTTTTATTTCTATATTTATCTTTTTAATACTTATTTTCATATTTAATTTTTCAATATCTATTTTTTATATTTTTTATTATAATTATTATTTTGAATTTTAATATTTATCTTTTTTAAAAGAATTTACAATTATTATCTCTAATACTTTTTTAAATTATATCAACAATAAAAATTTTAAATATTAAAATTCAAAATAATAATTATAATAAATAAAATTTTAAAATAATGATAAAAAAAAATTAATAAAATAAATAAGGTGTCAATTTGGAAAAAGAAGATATAAAAAAGATTTTGACATTTACAATAAAAGAAAAAGAAATAATAAGAGAATTAAATCTTCCAGAAGAAATTTTTTTACCACTTTTCTTTTCAGTCCGTTTTGGAGGGGACTGGAGTGTTAATAAAAACTCTAAAAAGCTAATGTCTATAAAAGAAAAAGTAACAGAGTATGATAAAAAAACTAAAATAGGATATACATTAGAGAAAATATACTTATTTGTTAATCCCGAAATTTTATCAAAAGAAGGTAAAATATACAGAATGGAAAAATGTGGAAATAAAAATGAAAGAGAGCTAGTTGAAAGACCATATATGACAAAAGTAAATGGAGAATATATTTTAGAAGCCATTTTAAATCCAAAAGATATGGAAATATCTGTAAAACATTTGGAAGGGCCTTTAAACTTTTATGGACCTGCTGCATATGGATCTTCTCATGAAATGGAACATCTTGAATATAATGAAACAAAAGGAATTCCTTTTTGGGACTTTAAATACATTTTAAACAAAAAAACTCATGAAACTCATGAAAACTTGTAAAAACCTTTAAAAATCTTTAAAAATCCTTAAAAAATCATGAAATCTAATAATAACTTATAAAAATCTATAATAAACTTATAAAAACTTATAAAAAACTTAAATATAATTATTTAAAAAAATATAAAAATATTTAATATTTGTAATTAATTAAGAATAGTTTTATTATTAACTAATTACAAATAATTAAAATGATGATTAAAAATGTTGAAGGAAGTTAAATTAAAACTAAGAAAAAATGAGGAAATAATCGATGCAGAATTAATAGAAGTTTCTAATCCTGATATTTCACCTACTACTGGTTTACTATATGATGTTAAGGTAGATTTAGAAAAAAGAAATGAAATATATAGGCATGGATTAAAATTCGATATTACTGATGGTAAAAAAACATTGAAAGAATGTAGAGTGTTTAATATTGATGGAAAATATGTTAAGTTTATATCAACAGAATAATATGACATAATTTAATACTTTTTGATAAATAGCTACTTTATTTTTATTATAAATCTTAGATAGATATTAAATCTTAAATAGATTATATTAATGTTTTTACACTGAATATACATATTATTGAATATACATCAAAGATATTTATTATTGAATATACTTTGAATCTCATTATCTTAATATTAAAATCTGATTATCTAATACTAGAGAGTATCTAATATTAGATATTATTATAAAAATAACCACAACATTTATATAATAAAAATAATAATATAACAATTGTTATATTATATAACATGTCATAGATAGAAAATTGCCCTCAATTGACAAAATTTTTTATTCCATGGAATATTTCTAAATAAGCATATCAACTCATAATTTAGTCAACCTCAAATTATTGTTAATTGAGGTTATTTTCTCCCAAATAATTCTATATAAAATCTAAAATATTTTGCATGAAAATCAATGATATAAAAATCAAACAGAAAAAAAATTTAGGTATGCCTAAACATTTATATACTAGAAAAAACAATATTAATTTTACAGGACAAAAATATATGAACAAAACATTTAAGTCCTAAAAGCCCTTAATTAAAAAATTAAAACCTCCACGAAATAGCAGCTTTATCCTCGTATTATAAAACATTACTAAAAGGGAATTTAATTAAGGGCTTTTTCTTCTGCCACATAAAAAAGATTATACAACTAATATATAATAAAATAATAAAACAATTATATAATTATATAGAAAATCATGAAAAATAATAATATTGATAAATATAATAAGATTGAAAAATATAATAAGATATATAATTAGAATAAATCAAATAATTATTAATCTAAGTAATAATTGTTAACTAATAATTAGACTAAATAAAAGCATAATCAAGAATAATTTTTATTTAATTCACTCTTAACTTCATCATATCTCTCAAGGAGTGAATCAAAAAGTTCATTAA from Methanobrevibacter arboriphilus JCM 13429 = DSM 1125 encodes the following:
- a CDS encoding FAD-dependent oxidoreductase, with translation MIFIREKHLPFWLDKEEPLEFPTVKDKTKVDVAIVGGGIVGITTGLMLKKQGFKVGIIESKKIASDVTGSTTAKITISSNLVYDEILSDFGLETALKFRDANILAFDKISELINEYKIDCDYEKIPLYIYSTDKNNYKDIEKEYKALQKLDIDADLTDDFQMPFNEESFKENNTKNKDSANDIVINKAIRYNNQAIFHPKKYSNALVKLIPGEGSHVFENTKVIDIKEDEINRIITEKGDIFADSIIIATNSPIYDPDSSLSYMSPIKSYMLGVYVKEKIPDAMFVDINPFHTYRKTPTEKGDLLIIAGEHHHTGKSKNTSANFKKLIEYTKKKFNVNSIEYFWSNQDNKTIDMLPVIGETSQKGIYIATGFGSWGMVKATLAGMILRDLISNKKNIYTEAFSPKRFKKQQSIKKKCQSSFNTKDLNTEELKIIKEAILDLNPEEAKIIEFPKRNISIYKNSKSNVFVLQANCTHYGCRLSWNSAEKTWDCPQHGSLFNYKGNSIHGPAIKNLKSYKID
- a CDS encoding FprA family A-type flavoprotein, whose amino-acid sequence is MKADAFKIADGVYWVGVLDWDLRDYHGYTLDGTTYNCYLVFGEEKTALIDNTYPGSSAQLWARIYDAFSKEGKEPKIDVIIQNHIENDHSGCLAEFVKKFPDLDLYCSPKAVNGLISHVPALENFDMNVVKTGDTLDIGGKTFTFLEAPMLHWPDSMFTFLAQDGILFSNDAFGQHICASERYDTDISEDFLISHAQKFYANLITPSSPLVLRKLDEVVELGLLEKIKTIAPSHGQILTEPMKLINKYKEWASGECKDKVTFLYDTMHHSTQKMAHAMMEGLISEGIQVKSYFLHTDGRSDIVTDVLDSKAIFVGSPTMMNNPYPSLGDLMYYFNALSFKKTGYQKEAVVFGSKGWGGGANRKLTADLQGAGFEVVEQYDLTYIPTEEELLKCYEIGKEIGKKLKSE
- a CDS encoding cyclic 2,3-diphosphoglycerate synthase, encoding MKNMEKIVCLVDGEHYLPVTKSAIEILNSLEHVDVVATVFIGGTEKLRTDNPESYAKMMGMPVHFGPDENEIPYDLIVEMIKEYNADVVMDLSDEPVLDYTKRFKIASKVIREGALYRGPDFEFQPLTEYKIPTKPSLKILGTGKRIGKTAVSAFAARLIDENGYEPCVVAMGRGGPEEPEIVRGDELKITPEFLMEQSNKGVHAASDHWEDALMSRILTIGCRRCGGGMSGDVFMTNMKKGAEIANEVESKFIIFEGSGAAIPPVKTDKHIALIGANQPILNITNFFGPFRISLADLVILTMCEEPMSTPSKMKAIEEFISEINPNAKIISTVFRPKPHGDINGKNVLFATTAPDEVKDVLVSHLEENYGCKVVGTTPHLSNRPLLQKDIEKYIDHVDVMLTELKAAAVDVATKDSLEAGLEVVYCDNIPIAIDDTYPDLDESILEIVDGAIEDFNKK
- a CDS encoding GyrI-like domain-containing protein; its protein translation is MPLVSRIEIVKKSKQPVISIKTTTKMENLPIVIGETYEKIEEYLKEIGEYPEDIPFVRYFNMDMENLKVEIGFPVYKELPGKDDIEFSYIEEMKAVYSLYQGPYQEMGETYDEIMMWIEDNGMKPTGIFLESYYNSPKDVSEDKLLTRILMPLD
- a CDS encoding putative ATP-dependent zinc protease, which codes for MEKEDIKKILTFTIKEKEIIRELNLPEEIFLPLFFSVRFGGDWSVNKNSKKLMSIKEKVTEYDKKTKIGYTLEKIYLFVNPEILSKEGKIYRMEKCGNKNERELVERPYMTKVNGEYILEAILNPKDMEISVKHLEGPLNFYGPAAYGSSHEMEHLEYNETKGIPFWDFKYILNKKTHETHENL